The following are encoded together in the Ignavibacteriales bacterium genome:
- a CDS encoding carbohydrate binding family 9 domain-containing protein, with amino-acid sequence MIKHILLLVLLLSFNLFAGGDDTLIAPKISIEAIRLNELIEIDGMLLENVWQNSNSISDFKQRDPIEGANPTEKTVVYVAYDENAIYIGVRMFDSFPDSIIQTLTRRDEYVSSDRFSLFLDPYNDKRSGFYFTINAAGSISDGVLYNDNWDDDSWDGVWEAKAVIDNEGWTAEMKIPFSQLKFNSIIDARWGINFKRDIARKNERDYLIYVPKNENGFVSRFAELYGLQNINPPGKLEILPYVTGRAEYLQHQPGDPFNDGSIYTPGFGVDLKTTLGSNLTLNATVNPDFGQVEIDPAVINLSDVETFFSEKRPFFIEGSSIFDFGVGGASNYWGFNWGGPDFFYSRRIGRPPQGRISSADYVDVPEGTHILGAVKLNGKINDSWNIGVLNALTQREYADISLNGFQSEEEIEPLTYYGIFRAQNEFDQGKQGLGFISTLTTRSFQNQNLNSDLNKNAFTGGVDGWTFLDESKAWVFTGWMGLSNVSGSIDRMTNLQRNSTHYFQRPDADYLGVDSSATSLTGYAGRFYLNKQKGNFFFNSAFGFITPKFEVNDVGFLFRSDVLNAHIGGGYSWTEPTELYRFAELGGAYFRNYDFGGNKTGEGLFHFGYVQLLNYYYANWNLAYYAPSINNRRTRGGPLTLNHEAYSANLSLGTDNRNKLILELNYGTYLSADEDDYSTSLSITWRPLSNLSFSFEPGFDQSFTNTQWIGAFDDPTAVSTFDKRYVFAELNQSTISAGIRLNWTFTPQLSLQLYVQPLISSGDYSKFKELLTPKSYDYLVYGEGNSTFDEDNYIVDADGNGPATEIYIGNPDFNFKSLRGNAVLRWEYLPGSVLYFVWTQTRTHFENTGDLNFGSSIDRLGSARPDNIFMVKFTYWFNM; translated from the coding sequence ATGATTAAACATATTTTACTTTTAGTATTGCTTCTTTCATTCAATTTATTTGCTGGTGGAGATGACACTCTGATAGCTCCAAAGATAAGTATTGAAGCTATTCGCTTGAATGAACTTATTGAAATTGACGGAATGCTTTTAGAAAATGTCTGGCAAAACTCTAATAGTATTTCTGATTTTAAACAAAGAGATCCAATCGAGGGCGCAAATCCAACCGAGAAGACAGTCGTTTATGTCGCCTATGATGAAAATGCAATTTACATTGGCGTTCGGATGTTTGATTCATTCCCCGATTCAATAATTCAAACTTTAACCCGCCGGGATGAGTATGTTAGCTCCGATAGATTTTCTCTTTTTCTTGACCCCTATAACGACAAGCGAAGTGGATTCTATTTTACAATTAATGCTGCCGGTTCAATTTCTGATGGAGTTCTTTATAACGATAATTGGGATGATGATAGTTGGGATGGGGTGTGGGAAGCTAAGGCAGTAATTGATAATGAGGGTTGGACTGCAGAAATGAAGATACCTTTCTCTCAGTTAAAATTTAATTCTATTATTGATGCACGATGGGGTATAAATTTTAAACGGGACATTGCAAGGAAAAATGAGCGGGATTATTTAATCTATGTCCCTAAAAATGAAAATGGTTTTGTATCGAGATTTGCTGAACTATACGGACTCCAAAATATTAATCCACCCGGCAAATTAGAAATCCTTCCTTATGTAACCGGTAGAGCAGAGTATTTGCAGCATCAGCCGGGAGATCCATTTAATGATGGTTCGATTTATACCCCCGGCTTTGGTGTTGATCTTAAAACCACACTCGGTTCCAATTTGACTTTGAATGCAACTGTGAATCCCGATTTCGGGCAAGTAGAAATTGATCCAGCGGTAATAAATCTGAGCGATGTCGAAACCTTTTTTTCTGAAAAGAGACCGTTCTTTATTGAAGGGTCTTCGATTTTTGATTTCGGAGTGGGTGGGGCAAGTAATTATTGGGGATTTAATTGGGGAGGACCTGACTTCTTTTACAGCCGAAGAATTGGTCGTCCGCCGCAGGGAAGAATTTCCTCTGCAGACTATGTCGATGTTCCTGAAGGTACTCACATTCTTGGCGCTGTAAAATTGAATGGAAAGATCAATGATAGCTGGAATATTGGTGTTCTTAACGCACTGACGCAAAGAGAATATGCTGATATCAGTTTAAATGGATTTCAATCTGAAGAAGAAATTGAACCGCTTACATATTACGGAATATTTCGGGCGCAAAATGAATTTGATCAGGGTAAGCAGGGGTTGGGGTTTATTTCAACCCTAACCACACGTTCATTTCAGAATCAAAATTTAAACAGTGATTTGAACAAAAATGCATTCACCGGCGGTGTGGATGGATGGACATTTCTTGATGAATCTAAAGCATGGGTATTTACCGGATGGATGGGGCTAAGTAATGTATCCGGTTCTATAGATCGTATGACTAATCTTCAAAGAAATTCTACTCACTATTTTCAGCGGCCCGATGCTGATTATCTTGGAGTTGATTCTTCAGCAACATCTTTAACAGGCTATGCTGGCAGATTTTATTTGAATAAACAAAAGGGGAATTTCTTTTTTAACTCTGCTTTTGGTTTTATCACACCCAAGTTTGAGGTAAATGATGTCGGGTTTTTATTCCGCTCCGATGTACTTAATGCTCATATTGGCGGGGGATATTCCTGGACTGAGCCAACTGAACTTTATCGCTTTGCTGAATTAGGCGGAGCTTATTTCAGGAATTATGATTTCGGAGGAAATAAAACTGGTGAAGGTTTATTTCACTTCGGTTATGTCCAACTATTAAATTATTACTACGCAAATTGGAATCTTGCATACTATGCCCCCTCGATTAATAATAGAAGAACTCGCGGCGGTCCTTTGACATTAAATCACGAAGCCTACTCGGCTAATCTTAGTTTAGGAACTGATAATCGCAATAAATTAATTCTTGAATTGAATTACGGCACATATTTATCAGCGGACGAAGATGATTATAGTACCAGCCTCAGTATCACCTGGCGACCTCTTTCAAATCTCTCATTTTCATTTGAACCTGGTTTTGATCAGTCATTTACTAATACTCAATGGATAGGTGCTTTCGATGATCCAACTGCTGTCTCTACCTTTGACAAACGATATGTATTTGCTGAACTAAATCAGTCAACCATTTCAGCAGGGATAAGATTGAACTGGACTTTCACACCACAATTAAGTTTACAGCTTTATGTCCAGCCTTTAATTTCATCGGGTGATTATTCTAAATTTAAAGAGTTGTTAACTCCTAAGAGTTATGACTACCTTGTTTATGGCGAGGGCAATTCGACTTTCGATGAAGATAATTATATCGTTGATGCAGATGGAAATGGACCTGCAACAGAAATTTATATCGGCAATCCTGATTTTAATTTTAAATCTCTTCGCGGAAATGCGGTATTAAGGTGGGAGTATCTGCCAGGGTCTGTGTTATATTTTGTGTGGACGCAAACGCGAACACATTTTGAAAACACTGGTGACCTTAATTTTGGCAGCTCAATTGATCGACTTGGATCGGCGCGTCCAGATAATATTTTCATGGTAAAATTCACTTATTGGTTCAATATGTAA
- a CDS encoding glycoside hydrolase family 13 protein, translating to MKYYFLFIFLTVMLNHSSKVSAQNNFPNWAEGIIWYQIFPERFANGDLNNDPKPEKVFINQIKIPDGWKITPWTSNWFAQSDWEKKAGGKFSDHLVERRYGGDIQGIIDHLDYIKELGIGAIYLNPIFEAVSMHKYDGSSYHHIDINFGPDPEGDRLLIESEIPDNPSTWKWTSADLLFLKLIEEVHSKGMKIIIDGVFNHTGVQFWAFQDIVKRGKNSKYADWYIIKSFDDSSTEKNEFDYKGWWNAKSLPEFNRTKEDLHPGPKQYIFHSTKKWMDPNNDGDCNDGIDGWRLDVARDVPIGFWRDWKILVKSINPEAVIIGELWELSPEYVSEDGVFDALMNYNFAFAVNNFFIAQKNRVTVSKFIEELKKIDQTYPKDYLNLLQNLVDSHDTERISSMIKNPDRQYDRDGSNGNQNYNPGKPNAAAYEIQKIIAAFQMTYRGSPMIYYGDEVGMWGADDPHTRKPMIWSELKYDDEIITEKSDFKKGFGSYKVEQNKGLLEYYKLINNFRSKNLAVQKGSLEFLYSNDEKSVFAFSRTYNDEKVIAVFNVGNVEDNFIIPLDAKAVLFKEIFSGEEGIINSDETAEVSLSVSILPHKVKIFKMIKSK from the coding sequence ATGAAATATTATTTTCTCTTTATTTTTTTAACAGTTATGCTGAATCATTCTTCAAAAGTATCTGCACAAAACAACTTCCCAAACTGGGCTGAAGGAATTATTTGGTATCAGATATTTCCCGAACGATTTGCAAATGGTGATTTAAACAACGACCCCAAGCCAGAAAAGGTGTTTATTAATCAGATTAAGATTCCTGATGGCTGGAAGATTACTCCCTGGACAAGCAACTGGTTTGCACAATCTGATTGGGAAAAAAAGGCGGGTGGTAAATTCAGCGATCATCTTGTTGAAAGAAGATATGGCGGTGATATTCAGGGAATAATTGATCATCTTGATTATATCAAAGAACTTGGTATTGGGGCTATCTATCTCAATCCAATTTTTGAGGCTGTATCTATGCATAAATACGATGGATCAAGCTATCATCATATTGATATAAACTTTGGACCGGATCCTGAGGGGGATAGATTATTAATTGAATCGGAAATTCCGGATAATCCGTCCACCTGGAAGTGGACATCAGCTGATTTGCTCTTTCTGAAACTAATCGAAGAAGTGCATTCAAAAGGAATGAAAATTATTATTGATGGTGTATTCAATCATACCGGCGTGCAGTTCTGGGCGTTTCAAGATATTGTTAAGCGGGGTAAAAATTCAAAATATGCTGATTGGTATATTATAAAATCATTCGATGATTCATCAACAGAGAAAAATGAATTTGATTATAAAGGCTGGTGGAACGCAAAATCTCTTCCCGAATTTAATAGAACAAAAGAAGACTTACATCCCGGACCGAAACAATATATATTTCATTCAACAAAAAAATGGATGGACCCAAATAACGATGGTGATTGTAACGATGGAATTGACGGCTGGAGGCTTGATGTTGCTCGTGATGTACCTATTGGATTTTGGCGGGACTGGAAAATACTCGTAAAGTCAATAAATCCCGAGGCTGTAATTATTGGCGAGTTGTGGGAACTGTCTCCCGAGTACGTTTCCGAGGATGGGGTTTTTGATGCTCTGATGAATTATAATTTTGCTTTCGCTGTGAATAATTTTTTTATTGCTCAAAAAAATAGAGTGACTGTTTCAAAATTTATCGAGGAACTAAAAAAAATAGACCAAACTTATCCGAAAGATTATTTGAACCTTCTGCAGAACTTAGTGGATAGCCATGACACAGAACGAATATCTTCAATGATTAAGAATCCTGACAGGCAGTACGATCGCGACGGCTCAAATGGAAATCAAAATTATAATCCCGGGAAACCAAATGCAGCGGCTTATGAAATTCAAAAAATTATTGCCGCATTTCAGATGACATACCGTGGTTCACCGATGATTTATTATGGCGACGAAGTGGGTATGTGGGGTGCTGACGATCCGCACACGCGGAAGCCTATGATTTGGAGTGAATTAAAATATGATGATGAAATTATAACTGAGAAATCAGATTTTAAAAAAGGTTTCGGATCATACAAGGTTGAACAAAACAAAGGACTTCTTGAGTACTATAAATTGATCAATAACTTTCGTTCAAAAAATCTGGCTGTTCAAAAAGGCTCACTGGAATTTCTTTACTCGAATGATGAAAAAAGCGTTTTTGCTTTTTCCCGGACATATAATGATGAAAAAGTTATTGCTGTTTTCAATGTTGGAAATGTTGAGGATAATTTTATTATTCCGCTGGATGCCAAAGCGGTTTTGTTCAAAGAAATTTTCTCAGGTGAAGAAGGAATAATCAATTCTGATGAAACTGCCGAAGTGTCTCTATCAGTATCTATACTTCCGCACAAAGTAAAAATATTCAAAATGATAAAGTCTAAATAA
- a CDS encoding FAD-dependent oxidoreductase, producing MARLVILGAGIAGQTAALQAKTRLSSKHEVVVISPNSKWNWIPSNIWVGVGAMRPEQVTFELAPVYKKTGIYFHQARAVSIHPDGDQSTSNPFVTIEYTNESRKGETEKISYDYLINSTGPKLNFAATKGLGPEFNSLSVCTYDHAAKTFSALNELIQRMKKGEKKTLLIGVGHGNCTCQGAAFEYIFNVEYLLRKNKVRDKANLVWLSNEKELGDFGIGGMHIKRGGYVTHSRIFTESLYTERGISWITQAHVKEAAPGEVFYETLDGAEHSIKNDFAMLLPPFSGVGLKSFNKQGEEITKDLFAANSFMLVDADYSKKNYSDWKSSDWPSIYQNPKYKNIFVAGIAFAPPHAISKPMQSPNGTSIFPTPPRTGMPSGVMARQIALNITDMMEGKADRPTRHASMAKMGAACIASAGANFFKGTAVSMTMYPIIPDFETYPDTGRQLKYTTGEIGLAGHWIKHFLHHAFIYKAKAKPFWRIIPE from the coding sequence ATGGCAAGATTAGTGATTCTTGGTGCGGGAATAGCCGGACAAACTGCGGCACTTCAAGCTAAGACACGACTTTCATCCAAACATGAAGTTGTGGTGATTTCACCTAACAGCAAATGGAACTGGATTCCCTCAAACATCTGGGTGGGGGTCGGTGCTATGAGACCAGAGCAAGTAACATTCGAGTTGGCGCCGGTTTACAAAAAAACGGGGATATACTTTCATCAGGCTCGCGCCGTTAGTATTCATCCTGACGGAGACCAATCAACTTCAAACCCCTTCGTTACAATCGAGTACACAAATGAGAGTAGAAAAGGTGAAACAGAAAAAATCAGCTATGATTATCTAATTAATTCTACCGGTCCAAAATTAAATTTTGCCGCTACAAAAGGTCTTGGACCAGAATTTAACAGCCTATCTGTTTGTACTTATGATCATGCAGCAAAAACTTTTAGCGCATTAAATGAATTAATTCAACGAATGAAGAAAGGCGAGAAAAAAACTTTATTGATTGGAGTCGGACACGGCAACTGCACTTGTCAGGGTGCTGCGTTCGAGTATATTTTTAATGTTGAATATCTGCTTCGTAAGAACAAAGTACGCGATAAAGCAAATTTAGTTTGGTTATCCAATGAAAAAGAACTTGGTGATTTTGGAATCGGAGGAATGCACATTAAACGGGGTGGTTATGTTACTCATTCCAGAATATTCACTGAATCACTTTACACCGAAAGAGGAATAAGCTGGATAACACAGGCACACGTGAAAGAAGCTGCACCGGGTGAAGTATTTTACGAAACTCTTGACGGTGCTGAACATTCTATAAAAAATGATTTTGCAATGCTTCTTCCTCCATTCTCCGGTGTGGGGCTAAAATCATTTAACAAACAAGGAGAGGAAATAACTAAAGATCTTTTTGCAGCAAATAGTTTTATGCTTGTAGATGCTGATTATTCAAAGAAGAATTATTCAGATTGGAAATCGTCTGATTGGCCAAGCATTTATCAGAATCCGAAGTATAAAAATATCTTTGTCGCCGGAATTGCATTTGCGCCTCCGCATGCTATTTCAAAGCCAATGCAAAGCCCGAATGGCACATCTATATTCCCCACCCCTCCCAGAACCGGGATGCCGTCGGGGGTTATGGCAAGACAAATTGCATTAAATATTACTGATATGATGGAAGGCAAAGCGGATAGACCTACCAGACATGCGTCAATGGCTAAAATGGGGGCAGCTTGCATAGCTTCTGCAGGTGCAAATTTTTTCAAGGGTACTGCTGTTTCTATGACTATGTATCCCATTATTCCGGATTTTGAAACTTATCCCGATACTGGCCGTCAATTAAAATATACTACTGGTGAAATTGGTTTAGCGGGGCATTGGATAAAACATTTTTTACACCATGCTTTTATTTATAAAGCCAAAGCAAAACCATTTTGGAGAATTATTCCCGAATAA
- a CDS encoding HAD hydrolase-like protein, which yields MDNPDKIDLLLVTLDRTLNYEKLEIAARALEAGARFYAANIDDTCPVDGGEVLDAGATISALEKRTHRKLEMNFGKPSQFMFDEVTSRLNTAPSKILLIGDRLETDITIGFNFEIDTALVDTGVKFFANGTPLIKPTYHLNSVADLLINL from the coding sequence GTGGACAATCCGGATAAAATTGATTTACTTTTAGTCACGCTTGACCGCACATTAAACTATGAAAAGCTTGAAATAGCAGCCCGTGCTTTAGAGGCGGGTGCAAGATTCTACGCCGCAAATATTGATGATACCTGCCCAGTGGATGGCGGTGAAGTTTTGGATGCAGGTGCTACTATTTCCGCACTTGAAAAACGTACGCACAGAAAACTTGAAATGAATTTTGGCAAACCCTCGCAATTTATGTTTGATGAAGTGACTTCAAGATTAAACACTGCTCCTTCTAAAATTCTTTTAATTGGCGATAGACTGGAAACCGATATCACAATTGGATTTAATTTTGAAATTGACACTGCACTTGTTGACACAGGCGTAAAATTTTTTGCTAATGGAACTCCTTTAATCAAACCCACCTACCACCTCAATTCAGTTGCTGATCTCTTAATAAATTTGTAA
- a CDS encoding peptidylprolyl isomerase, which translates to MIPKHFFSIALFLISTLNINLFAQVVKDPIALISEEIISSKEFKNRFELMPHPMPGETNPDSIKINFLYTLIAEKLWATQAKELGLENMDYIKFSLNSLKKLFVRDALFNLEVKNKFTVSEEDLNDGLQKSLTILNMDVISTYDSSKVFQLFNSIMLPDIFDSLIVKHDSTYQTNNVKIYFGDLKDEEIENQLYNLHINEISPPIHYEDGWFIFKLIEKVPQSLNEQQQLELTNNVKKIINERRSMNKGNAYLQKLLSGVKINANNDLGKSLSEKIILRINENAKFLSANDSSKIYLSETDIYQIMDEFGADTLTMDFLLFDKNPVSLKEFLYDLIQTGFSVRSSDRNQILRALSSTVKYMIRQELITREGYRLGLHNLPEVNEDMKIWEDTYLSQALRNRFLDSIEVSDDEVYQFYMNRNGAQSNLQLKIVEILCKDLRTIETVLTEMQSGKSFEELAAKFTERELTKNANGEFDWFYSNQYGDIGKNAATMEVGEIFGPIFTPEGYSLFKLIGKKKIEKLPDETFEQLKPQLKIDAKANKLSEKFDSYTSLLAKKYGVTIYSSALNNLATTQLNMFTYRYIGFGGAISAFPYLSSWYNWAKKSGKNIQLLP; encoded by the coding sequence ATGATTCCGAAACATTTTTTTTCCATCGCATTATTTTTAATCAGTACTTTAAACATTAATTTATTCGCACAAGTTGTTAAAGATCCGATTGCATTAATCAGCGAAGAGATCATTAGTTCAAAAGAATTCAAAAACAGATTTGAACTGATGCCCCATCCTATGCCGGGCGAAACTAATCCTGATTCCATAAAAATTAATTTTCTTTACACACTTATAGCTGAAAAACTTTGGGCTACGCAGGCAAAAGAACTCGGTTTGGAAAATATGGACTATATTAAGTTTAGTCTTAATTCGTTGAAAAAACTTTTTGTACGTGACGCTTTATTTAACCTTGAAGTTAAAAATAAATTTACTGTCTCTGAAGAAGACTTAAACGACGGATTACAAAAAAGTTTAACGATTTTGAACATGGATGTAATCAGTACTTATGATTCTTCTAAAGTGTTTCAATTATTTAATTCTATCATGCTGCCTGATATTTTTGACTCGTTAATTGTAAAACACGATAGCACTTACCAAACCAATAATGTCAAAATATATTTTGGTGATCTAAAAGATGAAGAGATAGAAAATCAACTTTATAATTTGCACATTAATGAAATCTCCCCACCTATTCATTACGAAGATGGATGGTTTATTTTCAAGTTGATTGAAAAAGTCCCGCAAAGTTTAAATGAGCAGCAGCAACTTGAGTTGACAAATAATGTAAAGAAAATTATAAATGAAAGAAGAAGCATGAATAAAGGAAATGCTTATCTTCAAAAATTACTTTCAGGAGTAAAAATAAACGCCAACAATGATCTTGGAAAATCCCTTTCTGAAAAAATAATTTTAAGAATCAACGAAAATGCAAAATTTCTGTCAGCTAATGATTCTTCAAAAATTTATTTGTCCGAAACTGATATTTACCAAATAATGGATGAGTTTGGTGCAGATACACTAACAATGGATTTTTTACTATTTGATAAAAATCCTGTGAGCTTGAAAGAGTTTTTATACGATTTGATCCAAACAGGTTTTTCTGTTCGATCAAGTGACAGAAACCAAATACTGCGTGCTCTTTCCTCAACAGTTAAGTATATGATTAGACAGGAATTAATTACTCGTGAAGGATACCGATTGGGCCTTCATAATCTTCCTGAAGTAAACGAAGACATGAAAATCTGGGAAGACACCTACCTTTCGCAGGCTCTTCGTAATCGTTTTCTCGATTCAATCGAAGTGAGCGATGATGAAGTATATCAATTCTATATGAACCGAAATGGTGCGCAATCAAATCTTCAATTAAAAATTGTTGAAATTCTTTGTAAGGATTTAAGAACGATTGAAACTGTTCTAACAGAAATGCAAAGTGGAAAATCATTCGAAGAGCTTGCTGCTAAATTTACTGAACGAGAATTAACCAAAAATGCTAATGGTGAATTTGATTGGTTTTATTCAAATCAATACGGAGATATTGGAAAGAATGCTGCTACTATGGAGGTGGGAGAGATTTTTGGTCCCATCTTTACACCGGAAGGATACTCATTGTTTAAATTGATCGGGAAAAAGAAAATAGAAAAATTACCCGACGAAACATTTGAACAATTAAAACCCCAATTAAAAATTGATGCTAAAGCAAATAAGCTAAGTGAAAAGTTTGATTCTTACACCTCATTGCTTGCAAAAAAATATGGAGTTACTATTTATTCTTCAGCTTTAAATAATTTAGCTACAACACAGTTGAATATGTTCACATACCGGTATATTGGTTTCGGCGGAGCTATTAGTGCATTCCCCTACCTTTCTTCCTGGTATAACTGGGCGAAAAAATCTGGAAAAAACATTCAACTTTTACCCTAG
- a CDS encoding O-acetyl-ADP-ribose deacetylase: MIKLEIVKGDITKLKMDAIVNAANSSLLGGGGVDGAIHRAAGPTLLEECRKLNGCETGEAKITNGYNLPAKFVIHTVGPVWNGGEYNEDNLLESCYKNSLKLAVENKIKTIAFPAISTGIYSFPLERATQIAIKIVKEFISTKPGITKVIFVCFDTKTESVYKKYLL, from the coding sequence ATGATAAAATTAGAAATCGTAAAAGGTGATATAACAAAACTAAAGATGGATGCAATTGTAAATGCAGCAAACTCCTCTTTACTTGGTGGGGGCGGAGTGGATGGTGCAATTCATCGTGCTGCCGGACCGACATTACTTGAAGAATGCAGAAAATTAAACGGCTGCGAAACAGGTGAGGCTAAAATTACAAATGGTTATAATCTTCCCGCAAAATTTGTGATTCATACTGTTGGTCCTGTTTGGAATGGCGGCGAATATAATGAAGATAATCTGCTTGAAAGCTGTTATAAGAATTCTTTAAAACTGGCTGTCGAAAATAAAATTAAAACAATCGCATTCCCGGCAATTTCAACCGGCATTTACAGCTTTCCTCTCGAGCGGGCAACTCAAATTGCAATCAAGATCGTAAAGGAATTTATCAGCACCAAGCCAGGCATTACAAAAGTTATATTTGTTTGTTTTGATACTAAAACTGAATCGGTTTACAAAAAATATTTACTTTAA
- the alr gene encoding alanine racemase: MNKAVNYPTISLDEVIRPTVVEVDLNILKNNFINIKSYIGRTKIMPILKANAYGHGLIRTAQLYQQLNADYLGVAVVEEGMLLRLNGINVPILVLGGIWGNQIPLFLKHKLTITASSIDKLNQIDDTAAKMKLKAKVHLKIDTGMERIGVHYYSSEKFIEAAHKFKNIFIEGIYSHFANADSGDVSETKLQLERFHSVLNYLQKYSMNIPLKHISNSAAIVQMPEANFDLVRPGILLYGIYPSEKIKKNISVKPALVWKSRIVYFKVIRAGDPVGYGSTWKSDHQIRAVTVPVGYGDGYFRSLSNKSEVIIRGKKYPVIGTVSMDQIVVNIESDSAFNGDEVILLGESEKEKISAADLAKLAGTIPYEILTNINTRVPRIYK; the protein is encoded by the coding sequence ATGAATAAAGCAGTTAATTATCCAACAATAAGTTTAGATGAGGTAATCCGCCCAACAGTTGTCGAAGTGGATTTGAATATTCTCAAAAATAATTTTATCAATATTAAATCCTATATTGGGCGAACTAAAATTATGCCGATTTTAAAAGCTAATGCTTATGGGCACGGACTAATTCGCACAGCTCAATTGTATCAACAATTAAATGCTGATTATCTTGGTGTTGCAGTTGTTGAGGAGGGGATGCTGCTTCGATTAAATGGAATCAATGTCCCCATACTTGTACTTGGTGGAATTTGGGGTAATCAAATTCCGCTGTTCTTAAAACATAAATTGACTATTACTGCTTCGTCAATAGATAAATTAAATCAGATAGATGATACGGCAGCAAAGATGAAATTAAAAGCAAAAGTGCATCTTAAAATTGATACCGGGATGGAGCGTATTGGTGTTCACTATTACTCTTCGGAGAAATTTATTGAAGCTGCACACAAGTTTAAAAATATTTTTATCGAAGGTATTTATTCTCACTTCGCAAATGCTGATTCAGGTGATGTAAGCGAAACGAAGCTACAGCTTGAAAGATTTCATTCTGTGCTAAATTATCTTCAAAAATATTCTATGAACATTCCTTTAAAACATATCTCTAATTCAGCGGCAATAGTCCAAATGCCTGAAGCTAATTTTGACCTGGTACGACCGGGAATTTTACTTTACGGCATTTATCCATCAGAAAAAATTAAAAAGAATATTTCAGTCAAACCTGCTTTAGTTTGGAAATCAAGAATAGTTTATTTTAAAGTAATTCGTGCCGGGGATCCAGTAGGTTACGGCTCAACGTGGAAAAGCGATCATCAAATAAGAGCAGTGACTGTACCTGTTGGCTATGGCGATGGATACTTCCGCAGTTTGTCAAATAAATCCGAAGTAATTATCCGCGGCAAAAAATACCCCGTGATAGGAACTGTTTCAATGGATCAGATTGTCGTTAATATTGAAAGTGACAGCGCCTTCAATGGTGATGAAGTAATTCTTTTAGGCGAAAGTGAAAAGGAAAAAATATCTGCAGCAGATTTAGCAAAACTCGCTGGAACAATTCCGTACGAAATTCTTACAAATATAAATACTCGTGTTCCAAGAATTTATAAATAG